TCTGCTGGTACTGAAAATTATCCTGAAGTTAAACCTTTAGCAGTTAAGGTTATGGAAGAAGCAGGAGTAGACATGGGTGATCATAAACCTAAACTTTTAAAGGATATACCTGCTAAAGTAGATATTGTTATAACTATGGGTTGTAATGTTGATTGTCCTTATCTTCCCTGTGAGCATAGAGAAGATTGGGGTTTGACAGATCCTTCTGGAGGACCAATTGAAGATTTTAGGGTAACTAGGGATTTAATTAAAGAAAAGGTTGAAAATTTAATAGAA
This DNA window, taken from Anaerobranca gottschalkii DSM 13577, encodes the following:
- a CDS encoding arsenate reductase ArsC, with amino-acid sequence MKKKVAFICVHNSCRSQMAEGWAKKLGSDIIEAYSAGTENYPEVKPLAVKVMEEAGVDMGDHKPKLLKDIPAKVDIVITMGCNVDCPYLPCEHREDWGLTDPSGGPIEDFRVTRDLIKEKVENLIERIKKGEI